One window from the genome of Paraconexibacter algicola encodes:
- a CDS encoding phospholipase D-like domain-containing protein: MLETIRGARRTICFLSYVYWSGDIAHDVAHALADRARAGVDVCVLLDAIGSLKMPGDVLAEMEGAGVRIERFRPASPLRPLQANHRNHRKILVVDGEVGMTGGVGIAQEWTGDAQDPEHWRDTHVRVRGPVVRGLHGAFAESWLEATGQLLCGDDHLPDLAPLEGGGPMQLVRSRATVGDTNAEALLFLAIASARRSIDLTSAYFAPNAALTSALCAARGRGVRVRVLVPGEHADKDLVRRAGQDTYEALLDCGVEVHEYGPTMLHAKTLTVDEAWATVGSINFDNRSFSRNDEATLCVQSREVAGLLTAQFERDLAVSDRIDPQAWEERGVLQRARETATRVVRREL, encoded by the coding sequence ATGCTCGAGACGATCCGCGGGGCGCGGCGCACGATCTGCTTCCTCTCCTACGTGTACTGGTCCGGCGACATCGCGCACGACGTCGCGCACGCGCTGGCCGACCGGGCGCGCGCCGGCGTCGACGTGTGCGTGCTGCTCGACGCGATCGGCTCGCTGAAGATGCCCGGCGACGTGCTCGCCGAGATGGAGGGCGCGGGCGTGCGGATCGAGCGGTTCCGGCCCGCGTCACCGCTGCGCCCGCTGCAGGCCAACCACCGCAACCACCGCAAGATCCTCGTCGTCGACGGGGAGGTCGGGATGACCGGCGGGGTCGGGATCGCGCAGGAGTGGACCGGGGACGCGCAGGACCCCGAGCACTGGCGCGACACCCACGTGCGCGTGCGCGGCCCGGTCGTGCGCGGGCTGCACGGCGCGTTCGCGGAGAGCTGGCTGGAGGCGACCGGCCAGCTGCTGTGCGGCGACGACCACCTGCCGGACCTCGCGCCGCTGGAGGGCGGCGGGCCGATGCAGCTCGTCCGCTCCCGCGCCACGGTCGGGGACACGAACGCGGAGGCGCTGCTGTTCCTGGCGATCGCCTCGGCGCGCCGGTCGATCGACCTGACCTCCGCGTACTTCGCGCCGAACGCGGCGCTCACCTCCGCGCTGTGCGCGGCCCGTGGACGCGGCGTGCGCGTCCGGGTGCTGGTGCCGGGGGAGCACGCCGACAAGGACCTCGTGCGTCGCGCGGGGCAGGACACGTACGAGGCGCTCCTGGACTGCGGCGTGGAGGTCCACGAGTACGGCCCGACGATGCTGCACGCCAAGACGCTGACGGTCGACGAGGCGTGGGCGACGGTCGGCTCGATCAACTTCGACAACCGCAGCTTCTCCCGCAACGACGAGGCGACGCTGTGCGTGCAGTCGCGCGAGGTCGCGGGTCTGCTGACCGCGCAGTTCGAGCGCGACCTCGCGGTCAGCGACCGGATCGACCCGCAGGCGTGGGAGGAGCGTGGGGTGCTCCAGCGCGCCAGGGAGACCGCGACCCGCGTCGTGCGACGGGAGCTGTAG
- a CDS encoding ATP-dependent metallopeptidase FtsH/Yme1/Tma family protein — MPTDQQLLDSKTKLTEALQSAVASLQSVTVQPVPDDGGWATRLQDFAADWGGLLGLVFMAAIVYVLWRTLKMMPRTKPVQIKPQAKLKVGWDEIAGADEAKAELMEVVDFLRDPKRFKKLGATVPKGVLLHGPPGTGKTLLAKAVAHESGAQFFAQSASSFVEMFAGLGAARIRRLFDEARKNAPAILFIDEIDAVGARRGSDNNSEREQTLNQLLVEMDGFESTGDLVVMAASNLLEKLDPALLRPGRFDRQVFVSPPDVEGRHRILEVHTRDKPLAADVDLRTVAAQTSGLTGADLANLANEAAIFCARRGAEALTMADFDGALERVVAGVQTNTTLNEHERRVVAFHEAGHALCRELLVTTDRVHKISIVPRGTALGYVMNLPDEDSYLKTREELVDQMTVLLGGRVAEQIVFGAVTNGAANDLQRVAEITHAMVHEYGMGTTASGSASRAVTDANIVSDMTRRIRDEEQQALAYEAERAAYALIEQHRPKLDEFAHALLEREVLVRDDIDEIMRGVPRIERRPGATGLRIAAVESPGAP, encoded by the coding sequence GTGCCGACCGACCAGCAGCTCCTGGACAGCAAGACGAAGCTCACGGAGGCGCTCCAGAGCGCGGTTGCGTCGCTGCAGAGCGTGACCGTGCAGCCGGTGCCCGACGACGGCGGCTGGGCGACCCGCCTGCAGGACTTCGCCGCCGACTGGGGCGGCCTGCTCGGCCTCGTCTTCATGGCGGCGATCGTCTACGTCCTGTGGCGGACGCTGAAGATGATGCCGCGGACCAAGCCGGTCCAGATCAAGCCGCAGGCGAAGCTCAAGGTCGGCTGGGACGAGATCGCCGGCGCGGACGAGGCGAAGGCCGAGCTCATGGAGGTCGTCGACTTCCTGCGCGACCCGAAGCGGTTCAAGAAGCTCGGGGCGACCGTGCCCAAGGGCGTGCTGCTGCACGGGCCACCCGGCACCGGCAAGACGCTGCTGGCCAAGGCGGTCGCGCACGAGTCCGGCGCCCAGTTCTTCGCCCAGAGCGCCTCCTCGTTCGTGGAGATGTTCGCCGGCCTCGGCGCCGCCCGCATCCGGCGGCTGTTCGACGAGGCGCGCAAGAACGCGCCCGCGATCCTCTTCATCGACGAGATCGACGCGGTCGGGGCGCGCCGCGGCAGCGACAACAACTCCGAGCGCGAGCAGACGCTCAACCAGCTGCTCGTCGAGATGGACGGCTTCGAGTCCACCGGCGACCTCGTCGTCATGGCCGCCTCCAACCTGCTCGAGAAGCTCGACCCGGCGCTGCTGCGCCCCGGGCGCTTCGACCGCCAGGTGTTCGTCTCCCCGCCCGACGTCGAGGGCCGCCACCGCATCCTCGAGGTCCACACCCGCGACAAGCCGCTGGCCGCCGACGTCGACCTGCGCACCGTCGCGGCGCAGACCAGCGGTCTCACGGGCGCGGACCTCGCGAACCTCGCCAACGAGGCCGCGATCTTCTGCGCCCGACGCGGCGCCGAGGCGCTGACGATGGCGGACTTCGACGGGGCGCTCGAGCGCGTCGTCGCCGGCGTGCAGACGAACACGACGCTCAACGAGCACGAGCGGCGCGTCGTCGCGTTCCACGAGGCCGGGCACGCGCTCTGCCGCGAGCTGCTCGTCACCACCGACCGCGTCCACAAGATCTCGATCGTCCCGCGCGGCACCGCGCTCGGGTACGTGATGAACCTGCCCGACGAGGACAGCTACCTGAAGACCCGGGAGGAGCTCGTCGACCAGATGACCGTGCTGCTCGGCGGCCGGGTCGCGGAGCAGATCGTGTTCGGCGCGGTCACCAACGGCGCCGCCAACGACCTCCAGCGCGTCGCCGAGATCACGCACGCGATGGTCCACGAGTACGGCATGGGCACGACCGCGTCCGGCTCCGCCTCGCGCGCGGTCACCGACGCGAACATCGTCTCCGACATGACCCGCCGGATCCGCGACGAGGAGCAGCAGGCGCTCGCCTACGAGGCCGAGCGCGCCGCGTACGCGCTGATCGAGCAGCACCGCCCGAAGCTCGACGAGTTCGCGCACGCGCTGCTGGAGCGCGAGGTGCTCGTCCGTGACGACATCGACGAGATCATGCGCGGCGTGCCGCGGATCGAGCGACGGCCCGGGGCGACCGGGCTGCGGATCGCCGCGGTCGAGTCGCCCGGCGCCCCCTGA
- the nudC gene encoding NAD(+) diphosphatase yields the protein MPAPIPYAGGTLDRLGERRSDPALVTETLADPRTRAVVVGDRGVLVDGTVELSGADPWALTEDGELLHAGRVPLAGRTLVGQGADGDGAPLLLGVDADGTAVYVAEAGPEDELSDLRAAAAVLSPQDAGLLAYASTLRHWHRTHAFCGVCGRPNVSGDAGHVRTCPDGHQTHPRTDPVVIMLVTDGADRVLLGRQPSWPPDRWSSLAGFVEPGESLEAAVAREVAEEAGILVDEVRYVATQPWPFPASLMIGCEARWVSGDAHVVDAELEDVRWFTREEIAAAVAGDPGAPLLLPPSIAIARHLLDRWLAG from the coding sequence ATGCCCGCACCGATCCCGTACGCCGGCGGCACGCTGGACCGCCTCGGCGAGCGCCGCAGCGATCCCGCGCTCGTCACCGAGACCCTCGCCGATCCGCGGACGCGCGCGGTCGTCGTCGGGGACCGCGGCGTGCTGGTCGACGGCACGGTCGAGCTCAGCGGCGCGGACCCGTGGGCGCTCACCGAGGACGGCGAGCTCCTGCACGCGGGCCGGGTGCCGCTGGCGGGCCGCACGCTCGTCGGGCAGGGCGCGGACGGCGACGGCGCGCCGCTGCTGCTCGGCGTCGACGCGGACGGCACCGCCGTGTACGTCGCCGAGGCGGGCCCCGAGGACGAGCTGTCGGACCTCCGGGCGGCCGCCGCGGTGCTGAGCCCGCAGGACGCGGGGCTGCTCGCGTACGCCTCGACGCTGCGCCACTGGCACCGCACGCACGCGTTCTGCGGCGTGTGCGGCCGGCCGAACGTCTCCGGCGACGCCGGGCACGTGCGCACCTGCCCGGACGGCCACCAGACCCATCCGCGGACCGACCCGGTCGTGATCATGCTCGTGACCGACGGGGCCGACCGCGTGCTGCTGGGCCGGCAGCCGTCGTGGCCGCCGGACCGCTGGAGCTCGCTCGCCGGGTTCGTCGAGCCGGGCGAGTCGCTGGAGGCCGCGGTCGCCCGCGAGGTCGCGGAGGAGGCGGGGATCCTCGTCGACGAGGTCCGCTACGTCGCGACGCAGCCGTGGCCGTTCCCGGCGTCGCTGATGATCGGCTGCGAGGCCCGCTGGGTGAGCGGCGACGCGCACGTCGTCGACGCCGAGCTCGAGGACGTGCGCTGGTTCACCCGCGAGGAGATCGCCGCCGCGGTGGCGGGGGATCCGGGCGCGCCGCTGCTGCTGCCGCCGTCGATCGCGATCGCGCGGCACCTGCTGGACCGCTGGCTGGCGGGCTGA
- the mce gene encoding methylmalonyl-CoA epimerase, with amino-acid sequence MFGRIDHIGVAVESIDDTLPLYAQHYAMELVHRERVEEQGVEAVLLDVGENHVELLQPLGPDTPVGKFLANRGPGLHHVAYQVADIEAVLESLKGAGIRLIDETPRIGIRNSRVAFLHPKSSGGVLTEIVQPAEDH; translated from the coding sequence ATGTTCGGACGCATTGACCACATCGGCGTCGCCGTCGAGTCCATCGACGACACGCTGCCCCTCTACGCCCAGCACTACGCGATGGAGCTCGTCCATCGGGAGCGGGTCGAGGAGCAGGGTGTCGAGGCGGTGCTGCTCGACGTCGGCGAGAACCACGTCGAGCTGCTGCAGCCGCTCGGTCCCGACACGCCGGTCGGCAAGTTCCTCGCCAACCGCGGCCCGGGGCTCCACCACGTCGCCTACCAGGTGGCCGACATCGAGGCCGTGCTGGAGTCGCTGAAGGGCGCCGGCATCCGCCTGATCGACGAGACGCCGCGGATCGGCATCCGCAACTCGCGCGTCGCGTTCCTGCACCCCAAGAGCTCGGGCGGCGTGCTCACCGAGATCGTCCAGCCCGCGGAGGACCACTGA
- a CDS encoding diacylglycerol/lipid kinase family protein: MRTALVLNPASGSVRDPQAVVDLLQESGASEVVRFACGEEAAAVASGADRLIVAGGDGTIGPSARAAADAGVPLGVLPAGTANDFARALGLPLDLAAAARVALAPTPSTRPAEVCLTADDRPFVNAANAGLAVRAAREASGMKARLGPLAYMAGAVRAGLRAPAIGVQVTLDGRPFFDGEAWQVSVSGTGRFGGGSAVGETDQDDGLLDVTIVPAVNRRSLVRRAYGLRRGTLGEQHDVPHERARRVRVHLDADDDHRGFNVDGELVVVATLEVHVHPRRVAVIVP; the protein is encoded by the coding sequence ATGCGCACGGCCCTCGTCCTCAATCCCGCCAGCGGCTCGGTCCGCGACCCGCAGGCGGTCGTCGATCTGCTGCAGGAGAGCGGCGCCTCGGAGGTCGTGCGCTTCGCGTGCGGGGAGGAGGCGGCCGCGGTCGCCAGCGGCGCCGACCGGCTGATCGTCGCCGGCGGCGACGGCACGATCGGGCCGAGCGCCCGCGCCGCCGCGGACGCCGGCGTGCCGCTCGGGGTGCTCCCGGCCGGGACCGCCAACGACTTCGCCCGCGCGCTCGGCCTGCCGCTCGACCTCGCCGCCGCCGCCCGCGTCGCGCTGGCCCCCACGCCGTCGACCCGACCGGCGGAGGTCTGCCTGACCGCCGACGACCGGCCGTTCGTGAACGCGGCCAACGCGGGGCTCGCGGTGCGCGCGGCCCGCGAGGCGTCGGGGATGAAGGCGCGGCTCGGTCCCCTGGCCTACATGGCGGGCGCCGTCCGGGCGGGGCTGCGCGCCCCCGCGATCGGCGTGCAGGTGACGCTCGACGGCCGCCCGTTCTTCGACGGGGAGGCGTGGCAGGTCAGCGTCTCGGGGACGGGCCGCTTCGGCGGCGGCTCCGCGGTCGGGGAGACCGACCAGGACGACGGGCTGCTCGACGTGACGATCGTGCCGGCGGTGAACCGCCGTTCGCTCGTGCGCCGCGCCTACGGGCTGCGCCGCGGCACGCTGGGCGAGCAGCACGACGTGCCGCACGAGCGCGCCCGCCGGGTCCGGGTGCACCTCGATGCCGACGACGACCATCGCGGCTTCAACGTCGACGGCGAGCTCGTGGTCGTCGCCACGCTCGAGGTCCACGTCCACCCGCGGCGCGTGGCGGTGATCGTGCCCTGA
- the ychF gene encoding redox-regulated ATPase YchF: MSMKVGIVGMPNAGKSSLFNALTKAGAEAANYPFTTIEPNVAVLPVGDDRLDRLAAVIGASEVVADTIDFHDIAGLVAGASKGEGLGNKFLANIRETDAIVHVVRCHGDDGVIHPEGKVDPASDIETIETELLFADLEGAEKRLERVVRGARGGDKAAIAEKAWLEELIAGYHEGRAARHTPMPDDVDRGQTVQPLTAKPVLFVANVDEGSDEVPAVVAEHAERVGAKAVAISSRIEAELSDLDEEDAAAMREDLGIAESGLTRVVKGAFDLLHLLTFFTVGQGVRAQSWHLEHGRTAWHAAGEIHTDIQKGFVRAEVVPWDALLEAGGYGKAREAGTLRLEGRDYVMQDGDVITVKHTG, translated from the coding sequence ATGAGCATGAAGGTCGGCATCGTCGGGATGCCCAACGCGGGCAAGTCGTCGCTGTTCAACGCGCTCACGAAGGCGGGCGCGGAGGCGGCGAACTACCCGTTCACGACGATCGAGCCCAACGTCGCCGTGCTGCCCGTCGGGGACGACCGGCTCGACCGGCTCGCCGCGGTCATCGGGGCCAGCGAGGTCGTCGCCGACACGATCGACTTCCACGACATCGCGGGCCTCGTCGCGGGCGCCTCCAAGGGCGAGGGCCTGGGCAACAAGTTCCTCGCGAACATCCGCGAGACCGACGCGATCGTGCACGTCGTGCGCTGCCACGGGGACGACGGGGTCATCCACCCGGAGGGCAAGGTCGACCCGGCGTCGGACATCGAGACGATCGAGACCGAGCTGCTGTTCGCCGACCTCGAGGGCGCGGAGAAGCGGCTCGAGCGCGTCGTGCGCGGTGCGCGCGGCGGCGACAAGGCCGCGATCGCGGAGAAGGCGTGGCTCGAGGAGCTCATCGCCGGCTATCACGAGGGGCGCGCCGCCCGGCACACGCCGATGCCCGACGACGTGGACCGCGGGCAGACCGTGCAGCCGCTGACCGCCAAGCCGGTCCTGTTCGTCGCCAACGTCGACGAGGGCAGCGACGAGGTGCCCGCGGTGGTCGCCGAGCACGCCGAGCGGGTCGGGGCGAAGGCCGTGGCGATCTCCTCCCGCATCGAGGCCGAGCTCAGCGACCTCGACGAGGAGGACGCCGCCGCGATGCGCGAGGACCTCGGGATCGCCGAGTCCGGCCTCACGCGGGTCGTGAAGGGCGCCTTCGACCTGCTGCACCTGCTGACGTTCTTCACCGTCGGGCAGGGCGTCCGCGCGCAGTCCTGGCACCTCGAGCACGGCCGCACCGCCTGGCACGCCGCCGGGGAGATCCACACGGACATCCAGAAGGGCTTCGTCCGCGCGGAGGTCGTCCCGTGGGACGCGCTGCTGGAGGCGGGCGGCTACGGCAAGGCCCGTGAGGCCGGCACGCTGCGGCTCGAGGGCCGCGACTACGTGATGCAGGACGGCGACGTCATCACGGTCAAGCACACCGGCTGA
- a CDS encoding DUF1385 domain-containing protein gives MSATPEKLRLGGMALGNGLLVHGPTAWSAAIRRADGTIGVASGRKPRLRGRVEDVPGARGVVKLGEAMLVIPLVKRALPDAKLPFQSASTVAAMGATALAGQLVRKRLPGTGGEAAVAVLSLAPSLLALRSGDLAAYHGVEHKAIAAYEQGDGADAAEAAKEHDRCGSHLMAPLLTANVAGGALLRRLVERPTPAHGAALSLASLGVAVEVFVWSEKHADSAVTRALRRPGHELQRVLGTREPTAEQLEVGAAALQEILRAEGAETTA, from the coding sequence ATGAGCGCGACCCCGGAGAAGCTCCGCCTCGGCGGGATGGCGCTCGGCAACGGGCTGCTCGTGCACGGGCCGACCGCGTGGTCGGCGGCGATCCGCCGGGCCGACGGGACGATCGGCGTCGCGTCCGGGCGCAAGCCGCGCCTGCGCGGCCGCGTCGAGGACGTCCCGGGCGCGCGCGGCGTCGTGAAGCTCGGCGAGGCGATGCTCGTCATCCCGCTCGTCAAGCGCGCGCTGCCCGACGCCAAGCTCCCGTTCCAGAGCGCGTCGACCGTCGCCGCGATGGGGGCCACCGCGCTCGCCGGCCAGCTCGTGCGCAAGCGCCTGCCGGGCACGGGCGGGGAGGCCGCGGTCGCGGTCCTGTCGCTCGCCCCGTCGCTGCTGGCCCTGCGCAGCGGCGACCTCGCCGCCTACCACGGCGTCGAGCACAAGGCGATCGCCGCCTACGAGCAGGGCGACGGCGCGGACGCCGCCGAGGCGGCCAAGGAGCACGACCGCTGCGGCAGCCACCTGATGGCGCCGCTGCTGACCGCGAACGTCGCGGGCGGCGCGCTGCTGCGCCGGCTCGTGGAACGACCCACCCCGGCGCACGGGGCGGCGCTCTCGCTCGCCTCGCTCGGGGTCGCCGTCGAGGTGTTCGTGTGGAGCGAGAAGCACGCCGACTCCGCGGTCACCCGCGCGCTGCGCCGGCCCGGGCACGAGCTGCAGCGCGTCCTCGGCACCCGCGAGCCGACCGCCGAGCAGCTCGAGGTCGGCGCCGCCGCCCTCCAGGAGATCCTCCGCGCCGAGGGCGCGGAGACCACCGCCTAG
- a CDS encoding GGDEF domain-containing response regulator — protein sequence MLVVEPSRLLQSVHGSELRAAGHEVVAVADVVAALTALRDRRFDAVVSAVDLPAPGGYGLLRAVRADRDLAALVFAFVTTHEPAIVRAATGRDWVDAIVPKGQPGALAGALRAADRGGRAAGGRVLVVDDSPLARRLVADALADAGMEVEIAGRADEAIDLAIRAAPDVVVLDIDLPQADGFTLLERLRDRPATAELPVVFLTSMDGIGHLERAFVDGADDFVRKAQDPRELVARLRRILDRRWATRRAARREIELTQDANVDALTALATRGHAEHLLAATAGECRSRGREMALALLDVDHFKTVNDHHGHEAGDAVLRALGERLLGALGGGDFAARWGGEELLLAFPGASLTDAAARVDRLREEVARAPVPTLAGPVDVTFSAGVAAVHDDTAAAIGAADRALYRAKRAGRDRVLVAPAPAASNREFPRMEPNDSLFGAGRVRLREAGRAGS from the coding sequence GTGCTCGTCGTGGAACCCAGTCGGCTGCTGCAGTCCGTGCACGGGTCGGAGCTGCGCGCCGCGGGCCACGAGGTGGTCGCGGTCGCCGACGTGGTCGCCGCCCTGACCGCGCTCCGCGACCGCCGGTTCGACGCGGTCGTCTCCGCCGTCGACCTCCCCGCCCCGGGCGGGTACGGGCTGCTGCGCGCGGTCCGTGCCGATCGCGACCTCGCCGCCCTGGTGTTCGCGTTCGTCACGACGCACGAGCCCGCGATCGTGCGCGCGGCCACCGGCCGGGACTGGGTCGACGCGATCGTCCCGAAGGGGCAGCCCGGCGCGCTCGCCGGCGCGCTGCGCGCCGCCGACCGCGGGGGCCGGGCCGCCGGCGGCCGGGTGCTCGTGGTCGACGACTCGCCGCTCGCCCGGCGGCTCGTCGCCGACGCTCTGGCGGACGCCGGCATGGAGGTCGAGATCGCGGGTCGGGCGGACGAGGCGATCGATCTCGCGATCCGCGCGGCACCGGACGTCGTAGTCCTCGACATCGACCTCCCGCAGGCCGACGGCTTCACGCTCCTCGAGCGCCTGCGCGACCGGCCCGCGACCGCCGAGCTGCCGGTCGTCTTCCTCACCTCGATGGACGGGATCGGGCACCTCGAGCGGGCGTTCGTCGACGGTGCCGACGACTTCGTCCGCAAGGCGCAGGACCCGCGCGAGCTGGTCGCGCGGCTGCGCCGCATCCTCGACCGGCGGTGGGCCACGCGACGGGCCGCCCGGCGCGAGATCGAGCTGACGCAGGACGCGAACGTCGACGCGCTGACCGCGCTGGCGACCCGCGGTCACGCCGAGCACCTGCTCGCGGCCACCGCGGGCGAGTGCCGCTCCCGCGGTCGGGAGATGGCGCTCGCGCTGCTGGACGTCGACCACTTCAAGACGGTGAACGACCATCACGGCCACGAGGCGGGTGACGCGGTCCTCCGCGCGCTCGGGGAGCGGCTCCTCGGTGCGCTCGGGGGCGGGGACTTCGCCGCCCGGTGGGGCGGGGAGGAGCTGCTGCTCGCGTTCCCGGGGGCCTCGCTGACCGACGCGGCGGCCCGGGTGGACCGCCTGCGCGAGGAGGTCGCCCGCGCTCCCGTGCCGACCCTGGCCGGGCCGGTCGACGTGACGTTCAGCGCCGGGGTCGCCGCCGTGCACGACGACACGGCCGCCGCGATCGGCGCCGCCGACCGCGCGCTGTACCGGGCCAAGCGCGCAGGCCGCGACCGCGTCCTCGTCGCCCCCGCCCCCGCGGCGTCGAACAGGGAGTTCCCCCGGATGGAGCCGAACGACTCCCTGTTCGGCGCCGGGCGGGTCCGGCTCAGGGAAGCCGGACGGGCAGGGTCTTGA
- a CDS encoding phosphatase PAP2 family protein produces MQLARRRPRSRLPRGTRRAIGAADVAVYRLLRVHACPDRAVPWVHAYSRTGEHAAAWLAIGAAGAAVDVPRRDRWLRGLACIGVAYGVNVAVKQQVGRRRPAFEELPALTRTPTQLSFPSSHATASFAAAAAYRGLLPGRPLYAAAGAMALSRVVLGVHYPTDIAAGALLGTTIGTIGRLKRA; encoded by the coding sequence ATGCAGCTCGCCCGTCGCCGTCCGCGCTCGCGGTTGCCGCGCGGCACGCGCCGGGCGATCGGCGCGGCCGACGTCGCGGTCTACCGCCTGCTGCGCGTGCACGCCTGCCCGGATCGCGCGGTCCCCTGGGTGCACGCGTACTCGCGCACCGGCGAGCACGCAGCGGCCTGGCTGGCGATCGGCGCGGCCGGCGCCGCGGTCGACGTCCCGCGCCGCGACCGCTGGCTGCGCGGACTGGCGTGCATCGGCGTCGCCTACGGCGTCAACGTCGCGGTCAAGCAGCAGGTCGGCCGCCGCCGGCCCGCGTTCGAGGAGCTGCCCGCCCTCACCCGCACCCCCACCCAGCTCTCGTTCCCGAGCTCCCACGCGACCGCCTCGTTCGCGGCGGCCGCCGCGTACCGCGGCCTGCTGCCCGGCCGCCCGCTCTACGCGGCCGCCGGCGCGATGGCGCTGTCCCGTGTGGTGCTCGGCGTCCACTACCCCACGGACATCGCCGCGGGCGCGCTCCTGGGGACCACCATCGGCACCATCGGAAGGCTGAAGCGCGCATGA
- a CDS encoding RNA polymerase sigma factor has translation MDVRDREEAQLLAQVAAGDRGEPLVALYRSYAGRIHRLGLRTLGDPGQAEDLVQETFVRLWQSAPRFDAGRGSVRAFVFTLAQRAAVDQLRRASVRPRLVAAAQDGSVPEPVDPVGGEELVERVAQEFTVREAVQRLSPKHREVVELTFDEDLSDAQIADRLGVPVGTVRSRTYYALRALRLDLEERGLVG, from the coding sequence ATGGACGTGCGCGACCGTGAGGAGGCGCAGCTGCTGGCCCAGGTCGCCGCCGGTGACCGCGGGGAGCCGCTCGTCGCCCTCTACCGCTCCTACGCGGGCCGGATCCACCGGCTGGGCCTGCGCACGCTCGGCGACCCCGGACAGGCGGAGGACCTGGTGCAGGAGACGTTCGTGCGGCTGTGGCAGAGCGCCCCGCGGTTCGACGCGGGGCGCGGCAGCGTGCGCGCGTTCGTCTTCACGCTCGCCCAGCGGGCCGCGGTAGACCAGCTGCGCCGCGCGAGCGTCCGGCCGCGGCTCGTGGCGGCCGCGCAGGACGGCAGCGTCCCCGAGCCGGTCGACCCGGTCGGCGGCGAGGAGCTCGTCGAGCGCGTCGCGCAGGAGTTCACCGTCCGCGAGGCGGTGCAGCGCCTCTCCCCCAAGCATCGGGAGGTCGTCGAGCTGACGTTCGACGAGGACCTCTCCGACGCGCAGATCGCCGACCGGCTCGGCGTCCCGGTGGGCACGGTGCGCAGCCGCACCTACTACGCGCTGCGCGCGCTGCGGCTCGACCTCGAGGAGCGTGGTCTCGTTGGCTGA
- a CDS encoding anti-sigma factor domain-containing protein, which translates to MPRTPDLAAHVLGRLDGPRATAVERRLAASACLRVEAQELQEVARMLEGTVPSALPADLEARVLAAVAATPQAGVPSPTADPAAPVDELAARRAATTAPAPAARRRRRAGLAAAAACAAVALAAVLLGRGGDDATPPLPVELRAQLRPAAGGPLSADLVVRRGETGRVVTLRSSTLPALPKGVYYELWFVGPDDRPGAPQRISAGTFHPDAAGASDVTFHAAVDPAVYPGVAITREPGDGNPSPSGPDLVRTN; encoded by the coding sequence TTGCCCCGCACGCCCGATCTGGCGGCGCACGTCCTCGGGCGTCTGGACGGGCCGCGCGCGACCGCGGTCGAGCGGCGCCTGGCGGCGTCGGCGTGCCTGCGCGTGGAGGCGCAGGAGCTGCAGGAGGTGGCGCGGATGCTCGAGGGCACGGTGCCCTCGGCGCTGCCCGCCGATCTCGAGGCCCGCGTGCTCGCCGCGGTCGCCGCCACCCCGCAGGCGGGCGTCCCGTCCCCGACCGCCGATCCGGCCGCGCCCGTCGACGAGCTCGCGGCGCGCCGCGCGGCCACGACGGCGCCCGCGCCTGCCGCCCGCCGCCGGCGGCGCGCCGGACTCGCGGCCGCGGCGGCCTGCGCGGCCGTGGCGCTGGCCGCGGTCCTGCTCGGCCGCGGCGGGGACGACGCGACGCCGCCCCTCCCGGTCGAGCTGCGCGCCCAGCTGCGTCCTGCCGCGGGCGGCCCGCTCTCCGCGGACCTCGTCGTGCGGCGCGGCGAGACCGGCCGGGTCGTGACGCTGCGCTCCTCGACGCTCCCGGCGCTGCCGAAGGGCGTCTACTACGAGCTGTGGTTCGTCGGGCCGGATGACCGGCCGGGAGCGCCGCAGCGGATCTCCGCCGGGACGTTCCACCCCGACGCGGCCGGGGCGTCGGACGTGACGTTCCACGCCGCCGTCGACCCGGCGGTCTACCCGGGCGTCGCGATCACGCGGGAGCCGGGCGACGGCAACCCGTCGCCGTCCGGCCCGGACCTCGTCCGCACGAACTAG